One window of Haemorhous mexicanus isolate bHaeMex1 chromosome 16, bHaeMex1.pri, whole genome shotgun sequence genomic DNA carries:
- the LOC132334624 gene encoding uncharacterized protein LOC132334624 — protein sequence MDAPSLPALLLQTLCDSIMCLWQEETAGVGTGLLADLLFLNAETGAAMLDLLVEEGVSDPTQVPAMVRYIHQWLTANESAGHRLDEALLELTEEYPSDVMITLLRWAPSCDRAAATMWGTIMSSSRTAEPALQLLLDALSAWPVYSVYTSDGDNTGVFALAATVALWRVFNLTWRSPVVLEYFPNLFLRLLFQAYISTQEMPEEGQWCLSLPAREMRRVSIIWCCGMASCLFDLLSEGISDWELPALAFLVEVLDCLDLSECGEKVLEIFTSQLQSESTEMRRVVLRGLVVLTSMDPSMFNLTESLGKLLWDADEDIVEMTLIVLSLLLLHKDLTIASPIALQLAEALWHLFDNENSHVQLLSIRLFQDVITLVVAKDKKALKKHVSESLLPLFFHCHDENGRVAQASRETLLSAVRFLKRKDLKQLLKTDQMWRLAECLLGEDRSRAAERLRQALPYLRSPQEPLREAAVRFIGAWAQASAALAGLGTAATLWQP from the exons ATGGatgctccctcccttcctgcccttctcctgcagaCCCTCTGTGACTCCATCATGTGCCTTTGGCAGGAAGAGACCGCTGGTGTGGGCACCGGCCTCTTGGCGGACCTTCTGTTCCTCAATGCTGAGACCGGTGCTGCCATGCTGGATTTGCTTGTGGAGGAGGGTGTCTCCGATCCAacgcaa GTGCCCGCCATGgtgaggtacatccaccagtggctcacGGCCAATGAgtctgctgggcacaggctggacGAGGCCCTTCTGGAGCTGACCGAGGAATACCCCTCAGACGTGATGATCACCCTATTGCGCTGGGCCCCATCGTGTGACAG agctgccgCGACCATGTGGGGAACCATCATGTCCTCGAGCAGGACTGCGGAGCCGGCGCTGCAGTTACTCCTCGACGCGCTCAGCGCCTGGCCAGTGTACAGCGTGTACACCTCTGATGGGGACAACACAGgagtctttgccctggct GCAACCGTGGCACTGTGGAGAGTCTTCAATCTGACCTGGCGCTCCCCTGTCGTGCTGGAGTATTTCCCCAATCTCTTTCTGCGTCTGCTCTTCCAAGCTTACATCAGCACGCAGGAGATGCCAGAAGAG GGGCAATGGTGCCTTTCTCTCCCCGCCAGGGAGATGCGCCGCGTCTCCATCATCTGGTGTTGCGGCATGGCATCCTGCCTCTTTGACCTGCTCAGCGAAGGCATTTCAGACTGGGAACTGCCCGCCCTGGCGTTCCTGGTGGAG gtcctggaCTGCCTGGACTTGAGCGAATGTGGCGAAAAAGTCCTGGAGATCTTCACAAGTCAGCTGCAGAGCGAGTCCACGGAGATGCGTCGCGTGGTGCTCCGCGGCCTCGTGGTGCTCACCTCGATG GATCCAAGCATGTTCAACCTCACTGAAAGCCTTGGGAAACTACTGTGGGATGCGGATGAAGACATCGTGGAGATGACCCTCATTGTGCTCAGCTTACTGCTGCTGCACAAAGACCTCACAATAGCCAGCCCCatcgccctgcagctggctgaggcgctCTGGCACCTCTTTGACAAT GAAAACAGccatgtgcagctgctctccattcgcCTCTTCCAAGACGTGATCACGCTGGTAGTGGCAAAGGACAAAAAGGCCCTGAAGAAGCATGTGAGCGAGAGCCTGCTCCcgctcttcttccactgccacgATGAGAACGGgcgtgtggcacag gcctCTCGGGAAACGCTGCTTTCTGCAGTAAGGTTCCTGAAGAGGAAGGATCTCAAGCAGCTGCTGAAGACGGATCAGATGTGGAGGTTGGCCGAGTGCTTG ctgggagaggataGGAGCCGTGCGGCCGAGCGCCTGCGCCAGGCCCTGCCATACCTGcggagcccacaggagcccctgcgagaggcggccgtcaggttcaTTG GAGCCTGGGCGCAGgcatctgcagccctggctggcctCGGCACCGCTGCCACCCTCTGGCAGCCATGA